In Mycobacterium sp. Aquia_216, a genomic segment contains:
- a CDS encoding TetR/AcrR family transcriptional regulator, producing MTVSPAPMGRRDRRKAEARQRLLAAAHQLIAQNGVSDLRIGDVTDHADLGFGTFYTYFESKDALIEAVVADVLAGLAASIGADALEFADAAEAASASYRRFLRFSRDEPELARVLVELDRVNAIFEDAVTPWAIETLSRGRKSGRFAIDDLNLALTSIVGAALAAIRAILAGRLPAGPKTESRGAEMMLRGFGVDAASAREIARRKLP from the coding sequence GTGACTGTGTCTCCTGCCCCGATGGGACGCCGCGACCGGCGTAAGGCGGAAGCCCGGCAACGGCTCCTGGCCGCGGCCCACCAGCTGATCGCCCAGAACGGAGTGTCGGACCTTCGAATTGGCGATGTCACCGATCACGCGGACCTTGGCTTCGGCACCTTCTACACCTACTTCGAGTCGAAGGACGCACTCATCGAGGCGGTGGTGGCCGACGTGCTTGCCGGACTTGCGGCAAGTATCGGCGCGGATGCCCTCGAGTTCGCCGATGCCGCCGAGGCGGCATCGGCGTCTTACCGGCGTTTCCTGCGGTTCAGCCGGGACGAACCAGAGTTGGCGCGGGTTCTCGTGGAGCTCGACCGCGTCAACGCGATATTCGAGGACGCGGTGACACCCTGGGCCATTGAGACCCTGTCCCGCGGCCGCAAATCTGGTCGATTCGCGATCGACGATCTGAACCTTGCCCTGACCTCGATCGTGGGTGCCGCGTTGGCCGCGATACGGGCGATCCTGGCCGGCCGGCTGCCGGCGGGACCCAAGACAGAGTCGCGGGGCGCCGAGATGATGTTGCGCGGCTTCGGCGTCGACGCGGCCTCCGCGCGAGAGATCGCGCGGCGAAAGCTACCGTAG
- a CDS encoding SDR family NAD(P)-dependent oxidoreductase — translation MNPPNRFPLPHDSVDLNGQVALVTGASAGLGRRFATVLANAGAAVVAAGRRLELLQQVATEISARGHRCAAVAMDVSRPAGLSDALDRAEQEFGTITTLVNNAAIPDAQRAHRMSLELIDAVIDTNLRGPFVLTCEVARRLIAGKLPGRIINLSSMGAYHYQGDGAALYSVTKAAINRMTETLAVEWVRYGINVNAIAPGAFMTEMMEGRIARVGDFTDDLPRKRIGDPAQLDSTLLYLAAPASEFVTGTIVKVDDGQFPR, via the coding sequence ATGAACCCGCCCAACAGGTTTCCGCTTCCGCACGACTCGGTCGACCTCAACGGTCAAGTGGCGTTGGTGACGGGCGCCAGCGCCGGACTCGGACGCCGCTTCGCCACGGTGCTCGCCAATGCCGGTGCGGCCGTGGTGGCGGCCGGCCGCCGCCTCGAACTCCTCCAGCAGGTCGCCACGGAGATCAGTGCGCGCGGACACCGTTGTGCAGCGGTGGCGATGGATGTGTCACGGCCCGCCGGATTGAGCGACGCGTTGGATCGTGCCGAGCAGGAATTCGGGACCATCACGACCCTGGTCAACAATGCAGCGATCCCGGATGCCCAACGGGCACATCGGATGTCGCTGGAGTTGATCGATGCGGTGATCGACACCAATCTGCGCGGGCCATTCGTGCTGACCTGCGAGGTTGCTCGGCGCCTGATCGCCGGAAAGCTACCCGGGCGGATCATCAACCTCTCGTCGATGGGCGCATATCACTACCAGGGCGACGGCGCCGCGCTGTACTCGGTAACCAAGGCAGCCATCAACCGGATGACCGAGACGCTCGCAGTCGAGTGGGTCCGCTACGGAATCAATGTCAACGCGATCGCGCCCGGCGCGTTCATGACCGAGATGATGGAAGGCCGGATCGCCCGCGTGGGCGATTTCACCGACGACCTGCCGCGCAAACGCATCGGAGATCCAGCCCAACTCGACAGCACGCTGCTCTACCTGGCCGCGCCGGCCTCGGAGTTCGTTACCGGGACCATCGTCAAGGTCGACGACGGGCAATTCCCCCGTTGA
- a CDS encoding phytoene desaturase family protein: MTETTLPTEADYVVIGAGHNGLTAACYLSKAGHRVAVLEASPTVGGMTSTNATLQKAPGHYFNEGAIQLTGIFQLSGVAEDLELHKYGLRRISVDPAHIQLAPDGSSLAIWKDASRTADELRRFSPKDARAWLDMANALDPIMDVVVAYMKSHPLRPFNREMAGSLFGATRHLKKIAGLRNMITASHTEFLEETFETELPKGALAAMAAFSQMRLDATAWAMIYLGVVQKVANAMPVGGTGALPAALHRCLTALGGTVHTNTRVQQLAVSNDRVTGVQLESGQFVAARKGVLTTCNPVVTLNELLPEGTLNSTLSARAKDIPIRKTHATSLKINVALEGQVTMKKHEDWRGDGLDLRKYLIAWHTLKEQDDAWNAVVRGQWPDPVPVSCAIIPTAVDPTQAPEGRDNLWLWSGVIPVTPEEPWDDVRDKVGDAVLRDTAQYYEGLDKLEIDRAVLGGPDLETRFNAPAGNVYHVDPLITRFGPLKPAAGLGGYRTPVKGLYLSGAGTHPVGGVCALPGKLAAQTAIRDQRKR, from the coding sequence ATGACCGAAACCACCCTGCCCACCGAGGCGGACTACGTTGTCATCGGGGCCGGACACAATGGGTTGACCGCCGCGTGTTACCTGTCCAAGGCCGGACATCGCGTGGCCGTCTTGGAGGCATCGCCGACCGTGGGCGGCATGACTTCCACCAACGCCACCCTGCAGAAGGCCCCGGGCCACTACTTCAACGAGGGCGCGATCCAGTTGACTGGGATCTTCCAGCTGTCCGGAGTGGCCGAGGACCTCGAACTACACAAATACGGACTGCGGCGAATCTCGGTGGACCCCGCACACATTCAGTTGGCACCCGATGGAAGCTCGCTGGCAATCTGGAAGGACGCCAGTCGCACCGCCGACGAACTGCGGCGCTTTTCACCGAAAGACGCTCGAGCGTGGCTGGACATGGCCAATGCCCTGGACCCGATTATGGACGTGGTCGTCGCGTACATGAAGTCGCATCCACTGCGCCCGTTCAATCGCGAGATGGCCGGCTCGTTATTCGGCGCCACCCGCCACCTCAAGAAGATCGCAGGCCTGCGGAACATGATCACTGCGTCGCACACCGAATTCCTCGAGGAAACCTTTGAAACAGAATTGCCCAAGGGCGCGCTGGCAGCCATGGCCGCCTTCTCGCAGATGCGTCTCGACGCGACCGCCTGGGCAATGATCTATCTCGGTGTCGTGCAAAAGGTTGCGAATGCAATGCCGGTCGGCGGCACCGGTGCGCTGCCCGCTGCGCTGCATCGCTGCCTCACCGCGCTGGGCGGCACCGTACACACCAACACCCGAGTGCAGCAGCTTGCTGTGTCCAACGACCGCGTGACCGGAGTGCAGCTGGAATCCGGCCAGTTCGTCGCGGCACGCAAGGGTGTGCTGACGACCTGCAACCCGGTCGTCACGCTCAACGAGCTGCTGCCGGAGGGCACGTTGAACAGCACGTTGTCGGCGCGCGCCAAGGACATTCCGATTCGTAAGACACACGCGACGTCGCTGAAGATCAACGTCGCCCTCGAGGGCCAAGTGACGATGAAGAAGCATGAAGATTGGCGCGGCGACGGCCTGGACCTCCGCAAATACCTCATTGCCTGGCACACCCTCAAGGAACAAGACGATGCCTGGAACGCCGTTGTTCGGGGCCAATGGCCCGACCCGGTCCCGGTGAGCTGCGCGATCATCCCCACCGCGGTAGATCCCACCCAGGCCCCCGAGGGCCGTGACAATTTGTGGCTGTGGTCCGGCGTTATCCCGGTGACACCCGAGGAGCCATGGGACGACGTCCGTGACAAGGTCGGCGACGCCGTATTACGTGATACCGCACAGTATTACGAGGGACTCGACAAACTCGAGATCGATCGGGCCGTGCTCGGCGGACCCGACCTCGAAACGAGGTTCAATGCGCCGGCGGGCAACGTCTACCACGTCGATCCGCTGATCACGCGGTTCGGGCCGTTGAAGCCCGCGGCCGGATTGGGCGGCTACCGGACGCCGGTCAAGGGGCTCTATCTCAGCGGCGCCGGCACCCACCCCGTGGGCGGAGTGTGCGCGCTGCCGGGCAAGCTCGCCGCACAGACGGCCATTCGAGACCAACGGAAGCGATGA
- a CDS encoding phosphotransferase family protein, which yields MALKNIIDTELAAKRLAGWLASKYPDAQDITVTDVKVPGAGGLSNETVLFTANWRDADGQQTRGMAARVQPDGPGVFPNYDLSKEAAVIKALADHSPVPVPQVYFFEDDPAVFGAPFLVMQRIDGRIPADDPPFTAAGWVLDLTPDQRRQMWHNSIDVLVQIHSVDWRALGLDFLDTPENHSGLDAGLSQWRRTFEWAAEGEPNPTLEAALRWLDENRPKHDEPKVLNWGDARVGNIIFSAELAAAGVLDWEMVALASREQDLGWWLFLMRHHTEGVGLELPAGIPDRDETIDYYQRTTGHTLRDLDYYEVLAGTRLSILMVRAAHMMIGAGLLPSESPMAQSNPASQLVAKLLDLPAPTGTTTSFIGNRGQ from the coding sequence ATGGCCCTGAAGAACATTATCGACACCGAACTGGCCGCCAAAAGGCTCGCCGGGTGGCTGGCATCGAAATATCCTGATGCACAGGACATCACCGTGACGGACGTCAAGGTACCCGGCGCGGGCGGGTTGTCCAATGAGACGGTTCTCTTCACGGCGAACTGGCGTGACGCCGATGGCCAGCAGACTCGGGGCATGGCTGCCCGCGTGCAACCCGACGGTCCCGGCGTGTTTCCCAACTACGACCTGAGCAAGGAAGCGGCCGTTATCAAGGCACTTGCCGACCATTCGCCGGTCCCCGTGCCCCAGGTGTATTTCTTCGAAGACGACCCCGCCGTCTTCGGTGCGCCGTTCTTGGTGATGCAGCGGATTGACGGCCGTATCCCCGCCGACGACCCGCCGTTCACCGCCGCCGGGTGGGTGCTCGACCTGACGCCAGATCAGCGACGTCAGATGTGGCACAACAGCATCGATGTGCTGGTCCAGATCCACAGCGTGGACTGGCGCGCACTTGGACTCGACTTTCTCGATACGCCGGAAAACCACAGCGGTCTCGACGCGGGTCTCTCCCAATGGCGACGCACCTTCGAGTGGGCCGCCGAAGGCGAGCCGAATCCGACCCTCGAAGCTGCGCTGCGCTGGTTGGACGAGAACCGGCCAAAGCACGACGAACCCAAGGTTCTCAATTGGGGCGATGCGCGGGTGGGCAACATCATTTTCTCCGCCGAGCTCGCCGCCGCGGGCGTGCTCGACTGGGAAATGGTGGCCCTGGCCAGTCGCGAACAAGATCTCGGCTGGTGGCTGTTCTTGATGCGCCACCACACCGAGGGCGTAGGTCTCGAACTGCCGGCGGGTATTCCCGATCGCGACGAAACCATCGACTACTACCAACGGACGACGGGTCACACATTGCGCGACCTCGACTACTACGAGGTTCTGGCCGGCACCCGACTTTCCATCCTGATGGTCCGCGCCGCGCACATGATGATCGGCGCCGGACTTCTTCCGTCAGAATCTCCCATGGCGCAAAGCAATCCGGCAAGCCAGCTCGTCGCGAAGCTCCTTGATCTGCCAGCACCCACCGGAACCACTACCAGCTTTATCGGGAATCGGGGCCAGTGA
- a CDS encoding enoyl-CoA hydratase/isomerase family protein gives MTIRHGDLRLERDGDVAEIVWAAHALNLFTPEVADAYDAVLDDLPDGVRALILRAEGKVFCAGVRAQQFTTMDAAAGTEFSRRLLGLIQRIEQLPLPTIAVVHGLNLTIGLELTLACDFIWAASEASMGLVEAQVGITPAAGGTQRLVARAGVAHATEMVITGRTYDSCLLHDWGVVDKVLPGPELLAQARKFAAELAAGPTMATGIAKQIITLARDRGVAAADAATPDLAGPVLSSEDAAIGVKTLLAHGPGAKPAFRGC, from the coding sequence ATGACCATCCGTCATGGCGATCTTCGGCTGGAGCGAGACGGCGACGTGGCCGAGATCGTATGGGCGGCGCACGCACTCAACTTGTTCACCCCTGAAGTTGCCGACGCGTACGACGCGGTACTGGACGATCTTCCGGACGGCGTACGCGCGCTGATCCTGCGGGCCGAAGGCAAGGTTTTCTGCGCCGGGGTCCGGGCGCAGCAATTCACCACGATGGACGCGGCCGCGGGCACTGAGTTCAGTCGACGCCTGCTGGGCCTGATTCAGCGCATCGAGCAGCTGCCGCTGCCCACCATCGCCGTGGTCCACGGATTGAACCTCACCATCGGCCTCGAACTGACGTTGGCGTGCGACTTCATCTGGGCGGCTTCGGAGGCGAGCATGGGGCTTGTCGAGGCCCAGGTGGGCATCACCCCCGCCGCCGGGGGCACCCAGCGTCTTGTCGCACGCGCCGGGGTGGCGCACGCCACCGAAATGGTCATCACCGGGCGCACCTATGACTCCTGCTTGCTGCACGACTGGGGAGTAGTCGACAAGGTGCTGCCCGGACCCGAGTTGCTGGCCCAGGCCCGCAAATTCGCCGCGGAACTCGCGGCAGGACCGACGATGGCGACTGGGATCGCCAAGCAGATCATCACGCTGGCGCGCGATCGCGGGGTCGCGGCCGCCGACGCCGCCACACCCGACTTGGCCGGACCGGTCCTCAGCAGCGAAGACGCCGCGATTGGCGTCAAAACACTGCTCGCCCATGGACCGGGCGCTAAGCCCGCTTTCCGCGGATGTTAG
- a CDS encoding crotonase/enoyl-CoA hydratase family protein, which produces MSDTVLVDTADRVMVITINRPQAKNAIDSSVAAGIAAAIDDLESRDDLTAAILTGADGTFCAGMDLKAFLRGESPSIPGRGFAGLTESPPTKPLIAAVEGWALAGGCELVLSADIVVASTAAKFGLPEVKRGLVAAAGGLLRLPKALPYSLAMLTALTGEPITAQDAERHGLVAVLTEPGQALATAREVAAKVAANGPLAVKATKKILAHQSNWTDLPAFEWQLGITSEVRKSADAKEGALAFAEKRAPQWQAK; this is translated from the coding sequence ATGAGTGACACCGTCCTGGTCGATACGGCGGATCGAGTCATGGTTATCACGATCAACCGTCCGCAAGCCAAGAACGCGATCGACAGCTCGGTCGCCGCCGGTATCGCTGCGGCGATCGACGACTTGGAATCCCGCGACGATCTTACGGCGGCGATCCTGACAGGTGCCGATGGAACATTCTGTGCGGGTATGGATCTCAAGGCATTCCTGAGGGGCGAATCACCATCCATCCCGGGTCGTGGCTTTGCCGGGCTCACCGAAAGTCCCCCGACGAAGCCCTTGATCGCGGCGGTGGAGGGCTGGGCGCTGGCAGGCGGCTGTGAATTGGTCTTGAGCGCCGACATCGTGGTGGCCAGCACGGCCGCCAAATTCGGCTTGCCCGAAGTCAAGCGAGGGCTGGTCGCCGCTGCCGGCGGGCTGCTGCGACTCCCGAAGGCGTTGCCCTACTCCCTGGCGATGTTGACGGCGTTGACGGGCGAACCGATCACTGCCCAAGACGCAGAGCGACACGGACTCGTCGCCGTGCTCACCGAGCCTGGCCAAGCGTTGGCGACGGCGCGTGAAGTGGCGGCCAAGGTTGCCGCGAACGGACCGTTGGCCGTCAAAGCGACGAAGAAAATCCTTGCACATCAAAGCAACTGGACGGATCTTCCCGCGTTTGAGTGGCAGCTCGGAATTACCTCTGAGGTAAGAAAATCGGCCGATGCCAAGGAGGGGGCGCTGGCCTTCGCGGAGAAGCGCGCACCACAGTGGCAGGCCAAGTAG
- a CDS encoding acyl-CoA dehydrogenase family protein: MSEFARELTDLITNLAADANDPGSVWGQLCELGLAGIGMPEDKGGSGGSLADLVVVVRELARAGLNTPIVEASTTSYAVDSVSGGEGFDTIVVVPELDVSSKVVTANLTQVPFADRAARLVIVTASSVVTVPLAGESVAVEPSRDIADLPDARVNLAGASAAHISGGPGVAQVIDRLALARSAALLGTAWGAYELTRKYVTEREQFGAPLVKIPAVSTALAQMAVRTRFAQSALDRATAACAGARTPESHRFGAVSAARITAATAATLVARTSHQLHGAVGITAEYDLHRYTSKLWALRDADQSEFAYCGRLGTRVRDEGEIQLWESISA; the protein is encoded by the coding sequence ATGAGTGAATTCGCCCGCGAATTGACCGACCTCATCACCAACCTCGCGGCGGACGCTAACGATCCGGGTTCAGTATGGGGCCAGCTCTGCGAACTGGGACTCGCCGGAATTGGGATGCCCGAGGACAAAGGCGGCTCGGGCGGGAGCCTGGCTGACCTGGTGGTCGTCGTTCGGGAGTTGGCACGCGCCGGACTGAACACCCCGATCGTCGAGGCGTCCACGACCTCGTACGCCGTTGACTCCGTATCCGGCGGTGAAGGTTTCGACACCATCGTCGTAGTTCCCGAGCTGGATGTCTCGTCAAAAGTCGTCACGGCCAACCTCACTCAGGTCCCGTTCGCCGATCGAGCTGCCCGGCTGGTGATCGTGACGGCATCCTCGGTCGTGACCGTCCCGCTGGCGGGGGAGTCGGTTGCCGTGGAGCCCAGCCGCGACATCGCCGACCTGCCCGATGCGCGGGTAAATCTTGCCGGCGCCTCCGCCGCGCACATATCGGGCGGACCCGGTGTCGCGCAGGTCATCGACCGACTGGCACTGGCACGGTCGGCCGCATTGCTCGGCACCGCTTGGGGGGCTTACGAACTCACCCGCAAGTACGTGACTGAGCGTGAGCAGTTCGGTGCGCCGCTGGTAAAGATCCCCGCCGTGTCGACCGCGCTGGCGCAGATGGCGGTGCGTACCAGGTTCGCCCAGTCGGCGCTCGACCGAGCAACGGCGGCATGCGCGGGTGCTCGCACGCCCGAGTCGCACCGGTTCGGCGCTGTGTCGGCGGCTCGCATCACCGCGGCGACCGCGGCGACCCTGGTGGCACGGACGTCGCACCAACTACACGGGGCGGTGGGCATCACCGCCGAGTACGACTTGCATCGCTACACCAGCAAGTTGTGGGCGCTGCGGGATGCCGATCAGTCGGAATTCGCCTACTGCGGCCGGCTCGGGACACGGGTGCGAGACGAAGGCGAAATTCAGCTGTGGGAAAGCATCTCGGCTTAG
- a CDS encoding acyl-CoA dehydrogenase family protein, with protein MTEHDLRADDDATQRLVALRQQVRELTASWLAEDRYTPRSDCWLRSFDLDFSRALAARGLIGITWPVEFGGGGLDARSRLVVTEELLRAGAPVAAHWIADRQIGPAILRHGTPELQKELLPGIIGADYIFCLGMSEPEAGSDLAAVRTTAKKVDGGWSVTGRKIWTSVAHRATHAYLLARTDSSGKKHEGLSEFVVDMSTAGIEVSPIVDMSGEHHFNEVTFTDVFVPQNRLLGTEGNGWRQVIEQLSFERGGPERVLSTYPLLAETLDHLRRTSDDRHDVELGALIARLATLRRQCWEIANALDAGRAPVVEAASLKYLGTEFENDVIEFARRVGLPTSRTDPLAEALLASPGFTLRGGASDVLLSIVTKSETRP; from the coding sequence ATGACGGAACATGACCTGCGAGCCGATGACGATGCGACGCAGCGACTCGTCGCGCTGCGTCAACAGGTGCGTGAGCTGACCGCTTCGTGGCTGGCGGAGGACCGCTACACGCCGCGCAGCGACTGCTGGCTGCGTTCCTTCGATCTGGATTTCAGTCGCGCGCTCGCCGCGCGTGGGCTCATCGGCATCACCTGGCCGGTGGAATTCGGAGGGGGCGGACTCGACGCTCGCTCACGCCTAGTGGTTACCGAGGAGCTGCTGCGCGCCGGAGCGCCCGTCGCGGCCCACTGGATCGCTGATCGTCAGATCGGTCCGGCCATCCTGCGCCACGGCACCCCTGAGCTGCAGAAGGAATTGTTGCCGGGCATCATCGGCGCCGACTACATCTTCTGCTTGGGCATGAGTGAGCCGGAGGCCGGCTCGGATCTAGCCGCCGTGCGCACGACTGCGAAGAAGGTCGACGGCGGTTGGTCGGTCACCGGTCGCAAGATATGGACCAGTGTCGCGCATCGCGCGACACACGCCTACCTGTTGGCGCGCACGGATTCAAGCGGCAAAAAGCACGAAGGGCTGTCGGAATTCGTTGTGGACATGTCCACTGCCGGGATCGAGGTCTCGCCGATCGTTGACATGTCCGGGGAGCACCATTTCAACGAGGTCACCTTTACCGACGTCTTTGTTCCCCAGAATCGACTGCTCGGGACCGAGGGAAACGGCTGGCGTCAGGTGATCGAGCAACTGTCGTTCGAACGAGGCGGTCCTGAACGGGTATTGAGCACGTATCCGCTGCTGGCCGAAACACTTGACCACCTGCGCCGGACCTCTGATGACCGTCACGATGTGGAACTCGGCGCGCTGATCGCCCGCCTGGCTACGCTACGACGGCAATGCTGGGAGATTGCCAACGCCCTGGATGCTGGACGCGCACCTGTCGTGGAGGCGGCGAGTTTGAAGTATCTCGGCACGGAGTTCGAGAACGACGTCATCGAATTCGCCCGACGAGTGGGGCTGCCGACCTCGCGCACCGATCCGTTGGCGGAAGCGCTTTTGGCTTCACCCGGGTTCACCCTCCGCGGCGGCGCCTCCGATGTCCTGCTTTCGATCGTGACGAAAAGCGAGACCAGGCCATGA
- a CDS encoding DUF7064 domain-containing protein, with the protein MALAKHSGDTDLLLPLPEDGERWDPHLIHTHYFGFSVPEAAIGAFLYVRYQPAFPLSQGGVCIFQGTDNVEHTDMAFLDYEITMPWPRVDGSTITTDNGLTIDFLEPGRTARITYRSGDGATTVDVVAEAVTPLLARGHVMPGEEHHHDVAREPGGTEQFMHMTGELVLEGTTYPVDCYAPRDRSWRQIRVERRGAVPVPPVGWSPMYFGPDLIFNQISFEPLDTDPAWAGLYDVGDRPSHHYAWIQRGEETRSIKWVRRNVFEYHPRIHLPMRQEIAAEDETGELYRFEGEAIACAPLPAWPNTSFHDSVYRWTDEQGRTTHSTYQEIWFDEYQRKMKRRALAAVYP; encoded by the coding sequence ATGGCGCTTGCCAAACATTCCGGAGACACTGATCTGCTGCTGCCGCTGCCGGAGGACGGCGAGCGGTGGGATCCGCATCTGATCCACACTCACTACTTCGGCTTCAGCGTTCCCGAAGCCGCGATCGGCGCCTTCCTCTACGTGCGCTACCAGCCGGCCTTCCCGCTGTCGCAAGGTGGCGTGTGCATCTTCCAAGGCACGGACAATGTCGAACACACCGATATGGCTTTCCTTGACTACGAGATCACGATGCCCTGGCCACGAGTCGACGGCAGCACAATCACCACCGACAACGGGCTGACCATTGATTTTCTCGAACCGGGCCGGACCGCGCGGATCACCTACCGGAGCGGTGACGGGGCCACCACCGTCGACGTCGTCGCCGAAGCGGTGACCCCGCTGCTGGCCCGAGGACATGTGATGCCGGGCGAGGAACACCATCATGACGTGGCCCGCGAGCCGGGCGGCACCGAACAATTCATGCACATGACGGGCGAGTTGGTGCTGGAGGGAACAACCTATCCGGTCGATTGTTATGCCCCGCGGGACCGCTCCTGGCGCCAGATCAGGGTGGAACGCCGTGGCGCGGTGCCGGTTCCACCCGTCGGCTGGTCTCCGATGTACTTCGGCCCCGATCTCATCTTCAACCAGATCAGCTTCGAGCCGCTGGATACCGACCCCGCCTGGGCAGGCCTCTATGACGTCGGAGATCGTCCCTCACATCACTACGCCTGGATTCAGCGCGGCGAGGAGACCCGATCGATTAAGTGGGTGCGCCGCAACGTCTTCGAGTATCACCCCCGCATTCACCTGCCCATGCGCCAGGAGATCGCCGCCGAGGACGAAACCGGAGAGCTGTACCGGTTCGAGGGTGAGGCAATCGCGTGCGCGCCGCTGCCGGCGTGGCCCAACACCTCGTTCCACGACAGCGTGTACCGCTGGACCGACGAACAGGGTCGCACCACTCACTCGACGTATCAAGAGATTTGGTTCGACGAATACCAGCGGAAGATGAAACGCCGAGCGCTGGCCGCTGTGTATCCATAA
- a CDS encoding TetR/AcrR family transcriptional regulator: MDRGNIRRSRHAERGYLMATKTKNGNPQTRQAILDALERTLENRPLGEIAVTDILAEAGLSSRTTFYQHFGGRDEAFVALVGRALNEIGNEVMAAIHDASVRRTPLLRKAVDRWMVRGGRHRHLARNMLLEWPRIPEFREIFVAFMTGLSEQLAAAIDEDRRAGLVVTAVPSSTAASMALWSAERAMHATMVGAYGFASSAATADALVAQHLALVYGIKPTAK, encoded by the coding sequence GTGGACCGCGGCAATATACGGCGAAGTCGACATGCAGAGCGCGGCTACCTGATGGCGACGAAAACCAAGAATGGCAATCCGCAAACCCGCCAGGCGATCCTCGACGCACTCGAGCGCACGTTGGAAAACCGTCCGCTGGGTGAAATCGCCGTCACTGACATTCTCGCCGAAGCCGGCCTATCGTCTCGCACCACGTTCTACCAACATTTCGGCGGCCGCGATGAAGCATTCGTCGCGCTCGTCGGTCGTGCGCTCAACGAAATCGGCAATGAGGTCATGGCCGCGATCCACGATGCCAGCGTGCGCCGAACGCCGTTGCTGCGCAAAGCAGTCGATCGCTGGATGGTCCGCGGCGGTCGTCACCGGCATTTGGCCCGCAATATGCTGCTCGAATGGCCACGGATACCCGAATTCAGGGAGATCTTCGTAGCTTTCATGACCGGCCTCTCTGAGCAGCTCGCCGCCGCGATCGACGAGGATCGTCGGGCTGGACTGGTCGTGACCGCTGTGCCGAGCAGCACGGCCGCATCGATGGCGCTCTGGTCGGCTGAGCGTGCGATGCATGCGACGATGGTTGGCGCCTACGGCTTTGCCAGTTCTGCGGCCACCGCCGATGCCCTAGTGGCGCAACACCTGGCTCTGGTCTACGGCATTAAGCCGACCGCGAAATAG
- a CDS encoding TetR/AcrR family transcriptional regulator, whose translation MKPEAEGKATTRVERQRLRTRRLLLDAGRTLIAAKGVASLRIQDITEEADVALGSFYNYFQSKEELLEAVITESLSDLTSAIITNAEGDTDPAEVVALANLRVIRLAYDEPDFARLIVNIGHSEELFGGAVHPHARIAVERGIESGRFIVADIEVLLTAVIGGAFALIREILNGRHGTNAHQAFARHVLASLGLPPQEAEAIVSAAADQESAGG comes from the coding sequence GTGAAGCCCGAGGCCGAAGGCAAGGCGACGACGCGCGTCGAACGTCAGCGGCTACGCACCCGGCGTCTGCTGCTGGACGCCGGTCGAACGCTGATCGCCGCTAAAGGGGTTGCGAGCCTTCGTATCCAGGACATCACCGAAGAGGCCGACGTCGCGCTGGGCTCCTTTTACAACTACTTCCAGTCCAAGGAGGAACTCCTCGAAGCGGTGATCACCGAGAGCTTGTCCGACCTCACGTCGGCGATCATCACCAATGCCGAGGGCGACACCGACCCTGCTGAGGTAGTGGCTCTGGCCAATCTTCGCGTCATTCGGCTTGCGTACGACGAACCCGACTTCGCCCGCCTGATCGTGAACATCGGACATTCCGAGGAACTGTTCGGCGGCGCCGTCCACCCGCACGCCCGCATAGCCGTGGAGCGCGGAATCGAAAGTGGCCGTTTCATTGTCGCCGATATCGAGGTTTTGCTCACCGCGGTGATCGGTGGCGCGTTCGCGCTCATTCGAGAGATCCTCAACGGTCGACATGGCACGAACGCCCACCAAGCCTTCGCTCGCCACGTACTGGCGTCACTCGGGTTGCCACCGCAAGAAGCTGAGGCCATCGTCAGCGCCGCGGCCGATCAGGAGTCGGCAGGGGGCTAG